Below is a genomic region from Flavobacterium ginsengisoli.
AACAAAACTTTTACCGCAAAATACAATACTACTTATTTGTTGTACTACGAAAAATTTACTTGGATTCAAGAAGCAATTGCTCGTGAAAAAGAAATAAAAGATTGGCGCAGAGAAAAGAAAATCGAGCTGATAAAAACTATTAATCCTGATTTGGATTTTCTTAATTATTTATTTGAATAACGTCTCCAATCTTTGCGGAGCTACTTACGAAGATTTCTCCTTACGTCGAAATGACAAATATTGTGGTTACTTTTTGAGCAATTTGGTTTTCTTTGCGGAGCTACTTGTGAAGATTTCTCCTTACGTCGAAATGACAAGATTGTGGATAATCGTAACTTAAAAACTAAAACTTTAAACAACAATTCACCTCAGAAAAATCATATATTTACTCTTCAATAAAATCAAAAATTTTAAATACCTTTGAAATTATGAGCACGACATCAAAACCAAAACATATCGGCAGAAACATAAGCCGAATCAGAGAGCTTAAAGGTATGAAGCAGGAAGCGCTTGCAATTGCAATTGGTTTAAGCCAGCAAACTGTTTCTAACATTGAGGCAAGTGAAACTGTTGATGAAGATAAACTTGTTGAAATTGCAAAAGCTTTAGGCGTAACTAAAGAGGTGATTGAAAATTTTTCTGAAGAATCAGTTTTTAATTTCTTTAATAACTTTTATGACAATAGTGCAAATAACGGAGCACAAGGAAGTGGAAACACTAACAATTCTTGCACTTTCAATCCACTTGATAAAGTTGTAGAACTTTACGAACGTTTGGTTCAGGCTGAAAAAGACAAAGTAGAATATTTAGAAAAATTACTAAAAGGAAAATAATTCCTTAGAAATATAAATTTTACAAAAGCACAGAGATTTACTTTGTGCTTTTTTTAAGCCCAGAAACAAAATGTCATATCTTCTTCTTGCTCTTTTTATTGTCCTACTAAATTGCTCCATTTTTTATTTTCTAAAACCTGAAAATGGGTTAAAAAAATACTTTTGTACGCATTAGTCTATTTTGTAATTGCAATAGTTTTTACCAAAATTTATACTTTACTAAACATCGAAGGAATGCCAAATGGCTTTGCCTTTTTTATCCTTTTAATGTTTAGCTGGTCAATCGTATTAATGCATTTTTTAAAAACCTTAAATAACAGAAGAATAAATATTACAAAACAATTACAGATAGAAAACAATAAACTTATTAATTCTTCTGCTTATCTCACACTTATTACGGTCTCTATAACTGCCTTTCAATTGTATTTAATTTTATCAAAAACGATTAATGTTTTTAGAAGTTAGCTAGAATTGCAAAATCAAATTCACTAAATAAAAAAACAACTCTTGGACATTAAAAAAATTTATCGAAGATTCTTTTATATCAACACAAGATCAATAAACAGTTGGCAGGCCACCACTTCGATTTCAATACACGAATCATTATTAATATTTTTAATTTCACTAATTCTTAAGAAAATTTTTCTACCTAATTTAAAAATTAGTGAGACATTTGTTTTTATCGCTTTTCTTGCTCTCTCTTTTGTTTTTAAATATTTTAATGATCGAATTTTTGATAAAAAAAATGAAGAATATACAACTGAATGGCTACAAGAAACCAAAAGAAGCAGAATGTTATATAGAATTAGTAATGTTGCATTTCAAATATTTCTTTTTTCTACATGTATTCTCATTTTAATGTATTTAGACAACAAATTATAACATTATAAAAATCAAAATTTTAAGCCCCAAAATCAATGAAACCTACAATTCTACTATCAACACTATTCCTACTATTCACAACAAATTTATTCAGCCAAACTCTTGCTGATTTAAAACTAAAACCAAAAGAAATTCCAAAAGGCTATACACCAAACGACGGTAATATTTGTGTGTCACCTCAGGCTTGTAATTTTTATACTGATATTGAAACCTACAGCAATATTGTTGGAACTGTAAAAAGTAAAGCCATTCAAAGTTTTAAAAACAAAGGTGACAAAGGCTCTATTATGTATTTTGAATTTGACCACGTTTTTAAAGGCGATCGTTTTCTGCAAGGTTTATTGTGGGGAAAAGCTGGCGAACCAACAGACGAACATCCAGAAGAATATGTTGTAAAAGGAAAATTTCTTATCATTTGGAGTTTGAAGGCAGATAGTCCGCTAAAAGAAAAATCGGAAACCAAAATAGAAACACTTTTGCCGTAAAATCCTAATCAGCGCTATTTTACGTTTTTCAAAACATTCGAAATAAATTAAACATGAAAAAAATACTTTTTATTCTTATATCTCTTTTAGCGATAAGTTGCAGACAATGATGATAAAACGCCTCAAACCGATAAGACTTCTATAAGTCTTGTAACAGGAGTTGATTTTAGACAAACTACAGACGATACGGGATTAAAACTCGGTAACCCAAATACTTTTGTAAAAAACAAATTTTTAATTTTCCCAAATCCTGCACGCAACAACAACAATCTTTACATTTCAGCACAAGAAAATATTACAGCAATATGGTTAGTTCCTGCAACTCCCGAAAAAATTTATCAAAGTGTTGATTTCAGCACTATTTTAAACAGCGACTTATATAGCGAACAATCTATTATATCAAGTTCTAAACTTTCTTTAAACGAATTGTCTACAAGTAATCCTAAACTTGATATAAAAACCCTTACTACAGGATATTATAAAATTTTCGTTAAAATTGGAGGTGTTATTTATTGGGATAATTTATATGTATACACTGACGCAGAAGATAATGAAGAGCATTTTAACACTGTAAAGAATTTTTGGAAATAGGTACAGAATTATCTTAACGACATTTTAAGACATTAAATAGTATCTTCGTATCTAAAAAATTATCATATTAAATAATACAAAATGAAACCACAAGTACGAATCCTAATTTATTCTATTCTTTTCTTTTTATACCTTACTTCTACGCATTTTTTTCTTGAATTAAATGAGAAATTTAAATGTGATGGTTTTGTAACTTTAGGAGTTGGCTTTGGTATTCTGAATCTTATTTATGCTTTTACAGCCCTAAAATGGAAACCTCTGCTTAATGTACTTTGTGCTGTCGGAATTGCGGCTTTGGCTATGTTTTTGGCCTTACAGTTTACCAATTTGCATCTGCTTGTAAATTACGATCCGTATCAGGTTAAAACGGCCATTTTTGCTAATGCTGTTTTCTCAATTATTTTTTGGGAAATTGTATATCAGCTGAAAATCAGAAAATCTAAATAATATATTTTAATTGCCTCCAGCTTTAGCTGGAGGTTACTAAAAAGTCTTTCAATAGGGCTTTAGCCAAATCGCTTTTTTGGCTAAAGCCTTTTTTTATATCAATTCCCGTATCTCCAGCTAAAGCTGGAGGCAATTCATAAAATGATTTAATAGCATAACATTCAATAATTCTTAAAGCGATACATTTTCGTACGTAATTTTTTATATTAGCGCTTTAAAATTTATCTAAGCCTAATATGAAAATTAGAACTCTACTCCTTTTGTCTGTACTTACTATTTCTTGTAAAAAAGAAGTAAAAACAGAAACTTCTAAAATTAATCCAAAAGATTCTTTGGAGATAACTGAAAAGAAAGAACCAGAAACACAAAAAGCAGATACGATTGTGTTATCTACAAAACATAAAATCAACAAAATCTTATGTGATCTTGACGGAGATAATTTAGATGAAACTGTAGAAATTTTTAGAAGTACAAAAAACCAAAAAAGCGGTCTTAAAATCACTTACGGAAACGGAAAAAGAACTGATTATTTAGGTTTTGGAAATGATATTTTAAATCAAGGTTTTGACGAAATTGATTGGATTGGAATATTTGAAAAAGCGCCCAAAAATGAGGTTTATTTTGAAAATGTAAATGAAGACGGAGAAATCATTGGCGAAGAACAAGTTGCAGAAGAAGACAAAATAAAACTTCCAAACGACGGAATCTTTATTCACGCCGAAGAAAGTTGCGGAGGCGGCGTTATTTATCTTAAAAATGGAAAATACGAATGGATTCAGCAAGAATAAATTAATCGTAATTTAACTTCTAAACTATTTTGAATATGAAAAGTACAACCGAAATTGCCAATCGTTTTAGAGAAGTCATTTTAAACGGAACTTGGATTGCAAACACCAATTTTAAAGATCAGCTCGAGAATCTAGATTGGAAAATTGCGGTTAGTTCCATAAAGAACTTAAATACAATTGCAGTTCTGGCTCAGCATATTCATTATTACATTAAGGGACTTAATGAGGTTTTTAAAGGTGGAACTTTGGATATAAAAGACAAATTTAGTTTTGATTTTCCGCCAATTCATTCGCAAGAACAATGGAATGTTTTTTTAAATAGATTCTGGAATGATGCCGAAGAATTTGCTTCACTAATAGAACAAATGCCCGATAAAAAACTCGATGATGTTTTTGTAGATGCCAAATACGGAACTTATAAAAGAAATATCGAAGCTATGATTGAACATAGCTATTATCATTTAGGACAGATCGTCTTAATAAAAAAACAAATAACAAACTAAAAATCAAACAGTAGCATAATAATGAAAAGCTATATTTTAATACTAACAAGTCTTTTTTGTTTAGCAAGTTGCAAAGATTCTAATAAAATAGAAAGAGAAGGCGAACCAACAATTTACAACGTAGAAAGTGAAGATCCGGAAATGAATGCTTGCAATTTTGGAAGCAAATGAAACTCTAGATGAATTCAATAAAGGATTGTCTAATTTTAATGCCGATAGCCATTCTTTAAAAGTTAAGTTTTCTAATTCAAAAGGCATAGAACATATGTGGATTGGGGAAATTAAGTATATAGACGGAAATTATTCTGGAATTTTAAACAGTGATCCCGAATACATTACAGAATATAAAGCAGGCGACAAAATCGATATTGAAACTTCTAAAATTAGTGACTGGATGTATCTTATAAACGGCAAACTATATGGAGGCTACACCATTCGTGTTTTAAGAGACCGAATGAGTGAAGAAGAACGAAAAGTATTTGACGAAGAAAGCGGTATGCTGATAGATTAATTTTTCTTTAAATAAAAAAACAACTCAACTATTAAATTGTATAAATGCGTTTCATGAAAAAAATTACAATCTTTTTATTAGCTATCGTTCTTTTTTCAAGTTGTAAATCAGATAAAAAAGAGGAAATTACAACTTCTGCGCCAACTGAGAAATCAACAGAAGAATCTTTTGTTTTAACTGTTGAAAAAATCGATTCAACTCAATTTCCTAAATCAATAAAATATGAAGGTCATATTAAAAATGCGGTTCGTTGGAAAGATAAATCAGGAGATAATATTGTAATTACTACTGAAACAGGTTACCACATCAATAAAAAGTTTGTACACGAAACAGATGGTTCTGATGCCGAATTATTTGCCTACCATTATATCATTTCAGGAAATCAAGCTAAGCAAACTTGGCGAGTTTACGATTTCATTTCAGATTGTCCTGTCGATCTTGTTGCTTCGTTTGTTAAAGACACATTTCAAGTTACAGATTTAAACAACAACGGAATTGTTGAAGTCTGGCTTATGTATAAAACCGTTTGCCACGGAGATGTTAGTCCGTCTGAGATGAAAATTATTATGTACGAAGGAAACACAAAATATGCAATGCGCGGCGAGAATAAGGTTCAAATAGGAGTTGCAGATAATGGCGAAAAGCAATTTGAAGGTGGCGAATTCAAGTTTGATGAAAACTTTAAAAAAGGTCAAAAAGTCTTTAAGGAGTTTGCTCAGAAATTATGGAATGATAACTTAATCGAAACATGGGAAGATTAAAATAATTAAACTTAACGTTAGTTTTTTATTCTTGAAATAGAAAATACTTAAATTTATTCATCAATTCTAAAAAACTAAAAATGAGTAAATTATTTTTTTGCATCGCATTTTTACTTGCATTATCTACATCTGCCCAAACTTCTAAAGAACTTATTGGAAAATGGCAATTGGTAAAATGGACTAAAAACGGAAAAGAAAAAAATATTCAAGAGCGTTTTAAAACAGATCAGATTTTTCAGGTTTTTAAAGAAAATGGCGATTTCGAAAGCGTTATTGGAGAAGAATCACACAAAGCCAAATGGAAATTATCTGATGACAATTCGCACTTGACTATTATTTCTGTTATCCTGCCGGTTGAGTTTACTATAAACTCTTTTGACAGTCAAAAACGTGTTATAACCAATACGCAAGTTGGTACTTTTGAGTATAAAAAGGTAAGCGAATAAATTAGCATTTATTTTCTTATTCCTTATAAAGATCAAAACATCTAATCTAATCCCGATGGAAGAGATAGCATGCATCGGGACAGATGTTTATTTTGAAAACAGCATTTCTGCTCCTTAAATAAATTAGAAAAAGGCATAGTTGTTGAAAGTTAAATAAAATATATTTGCAACTTCAAAAAACACACTATGCAAAAAATTACTTTTCTAGTTTCTATATTGTTTTTAGCCCTTTCTTCTTGTGGGGTAAAAACAACACAATCAATGCTTAGCGATGGAAATTACGACGGCGCAATTGATCGCGCTGTTGAGGCGCTTCGCACCAAAAAAGATTCTAAAGGAAAACAAGATTATGTTTATTTGCTTGAGGAAGCTTTTGCAAAAGCCAAAGATCGCGATTTGCGTAATTTGGAAATGCTTAATAAAGAAAATAATCCTGCAAATGCCGAGCGTATCTACAACACTTATATACAGCTCAATAATCGTCAGGAAAAAATCAGGCCGATTTTGCCTTTGCCTTTATTGAAATTGGGACGAAATGCAAATTTTCCGTTTGATAATTATTCGAATGAGATTGTAAACAGTAAAAATGCACTTTCTAAATATTTATATGAAAACGCTTCTACGCTTTTGAAAT
It encodes:
- a CDS encoding YegJ family protein is translated as MLAILEANETLDEFNKGLSNFNADSHSLKVKFSNSKGIEHMWIGEIKYIDGNYSGILNSDPEYITEYKAGDKIDIETSKISDWMYLINGKLYGGYTIRVLRDRMSEEERKVFDEESGMLID
- a CDS encoding GIY-YIG nuclease family protein; translation: MHQQEGYHTYYTYILTNKYKTVFYTGVTNNLKIRLSQHKEHNTTGNKTFTAKYNTTYLLYYEKFTWIQEAIAREKEIKDWRREKKIELIKTINPDLDFLNYLFE
- a CDS encoding DUF1572 domain-containing protein, which codes for MKSTTEIANRFREVILNGTWIANTNFKDQLENLDWKIAVSSIKNLNTIAVLAQHIHYYIKGLNEVFKGGTLDIKDKFSFDFPPIHSQEQWNVFLNRFWNDAEEFASLIEQMPDKKLDDVFVDAKYGTYKRNIEAMIEHSYYHLGQIVLIKKQITN
- a CDS encoding helix-turn-helix domain-containing protein, whose product is MSTTSKPKHIGRNISRIRELKGMKQEALAIAIGLSQQTVSNIEASETVDEDKLVEIAKALGVTKEVIENFSEESVFNFFNNFYDNSANNGAQGSGNTNNSCTFNPLDKVVELYERLVQAEKDKVEYLEKLLKGK
- a CDS encoding M949_RS01915 family surface polysaccharide biosynthesis protein, with product MKKITIFLLAIVLFSSCKSDKKEEITTSAPTEKSTEESFVLTVEKIDSTQFPKSIKYEGHIKNAVRWKDKSGDNIVITTETGYHINKKFVHETDGSDAELFAYHYIISGNQAKQTWRVYDFISDCPVDLVASFVKDTFQVTDLNNNGIVEVWLMYKTVCHGDVSPSEMKIIMYEGNTKYAMRGENKVQIGVADNGEKQFEGGEFKFDENFKKGQKVFKEFAQKLWNDNLIETWED